From one Lycium ferocissimum isolate CSIRO_LF1 chromosome 5, AGI_CSIRO_Lferr_CH_V1, whole genome shotgun sequence genomic stretch:
- the LOC132056795 gene encoding uncharacterized protein LOC132056795 has product MMKVNVVSQRVRPYLGQVVQRRACTSARWEGGVSMVQGASRGIGLEFVRQLLEKNDKGYIVATCRNPSGATGLLELKNKFPERLDIHPLDLTVESTIEGSAKSIRDKYGSLNLLINASGILSIPNDLQPETTLSKVERSSLLLAYDINAVGPILVIKHMWPLLKAGGGSGTAEDFAIVANLSARVGSIGDNALGGWHSYRASKTALNQLTKNVSVEFARKKDPIICILLHPGTVDTDLSQPFQRNVPKEKLFTKEFSVQKLLSIMNNTKRSDNGKFFAWDGQEIPW; this is encoded by the exons ATGATGAAGGTGAATGTAGTTAGCCAACGGGTGAGGCCATATCTCGGACAAGTTGTACAAAGAAGAGCCTGCACTTCAGCGAGATGGGAAGGAGGTGTTTCCATGGTTCAAGGAGCTTCCAGGGGCATTGGCTTGGAATTT GTTAGACAATTGTTAGAGAAAAATGACAAAGGCTACATTGTTGCAACGTGTCGTAATCCTAGTGGTGCAACAGGGCTTCTGGAATTGAAGAATAAGTTTCCTGAGCGCCTTGACATTCACCCGTTAGATCTGACAGTTGAAAGCACTATCGAG GGCTCAGCCAAATCAATCAGAGACAAATATGGCTCGCTAAACCTTCTAATTAATGCATCTGGTATTCTTTCAATACCCAATGATCTGCAGCCAG AAACAACACTGAGTAAGGTGGAGAGATCATCCTTGCTTCTTGCTTATGATATCAATGCTGTTGGTCCTATTTTGGTTATCAAG CACATGTGGCCTTTGCTGAAAGCTGGAGGTGGCTCTGGAACTGCCGAGGATTTTGCTATTGTTGCCAACTTAAGCGCAAGGGTGGGATCGATTGGAGACAATGCTTTGGGAGGGTGGCACTCCTATCGTGCATCTAAGACTGCATTAAATCAGT TAACAAAGAATGTGTCGGTGGAATTTGCACGTAAGAAGGATCCAATTATATGCATTTTGTTGCACCCAGGCACAGTGGACACTGATCTCTCTCAACCATTCCAAAGAAATGTTCCAAAAGAAAAGCTTTTCACCAAAGAGTTCTCTGTTCAGAAGCTCCTCAGCATCATGAACAACACAAAGAGATCTGATAATGGCAAGTTTTTTGCCTGGGATGGTCAAGAAATTCCTTGGTGA